In Haladaptatus sp. QDMS2, a single window of DNA contains:
- a CDS encoding DUF3830 family protein: MSEIEFVVGDKTYTGTLLEDEAPESIAAMRDFLPLESEIQHVRWSGYAGWVNIDDVDLPDIPRENHTVYPSRGDVLLYPGYRNEKEILIACGPTCFKSPAGELAGNHVAILDATREELAALEVSLLKDGAQDITVRIK, translated from the coding sequence ATGAGTGAAATCGAATTCGTCGTCGGCGACAAGACGTACACCGGAACGCTCCTCGAAGACGAAGCCCCAGAATCCATCGCGGCGATGCGGGACTTCCTCCCGCTCGAATCCGAGATTCAACACGTCCGCTGGAGCGGCTATGCGGGCTGGGTCAACATCGACGACGTTGACCTCCCCGACATTCCACGGGAGAATCACACCGTCTACCCTTCACGGGGCGACGTGTTATTGTACCCGGGCTACCGGAACGAAAAGGAGATTCTCATCGCTTGCGGGCCGACCTGCTTCAAGAGCCCCGCGGGCGAACTCGCGGGCAACCACGTCGCCATCCTCGACGCGACCCGTGAGGAACTGGCGGCGCTCGAAGTCTCGCTACTGAAAGACGGCGCACAGGACATCACGGTTCGGATAAAATAG
- a CDS encoding ABC transporter permease, translating into MSSETSDTVVSQEQSLPQRIRHNGIGEIQLLVGPTILWFALFLLAPLVVILYYSFLTYTSFNVEFTFTLAAWEAVFQPTIYSVFASSLLIGVVVTVLTLVVGYPLAYYMRFYMSQNGGILLLLFLVIPFWTSAVIRTIGWYPILGRTGVVNKLLISWGLIDAPLGFLLFSPFSQTVGYIAAFVVFMASPIYISLAQIDEDLLDASETLRGNPLDTFRHVTLPLSMPGVIIGVIFVFVLSIGDFTVPQFLSGGTGTITTLIYLSVNNGLNYPDAAALSITLLIIIFSIVYLLTRYVDITDIAQN; encoded by the coding sequence ATGAGTTCGGAAACATCAGACACAGTTGTCAGCCAGGAGCAAAGCCTCCCCCAGCGGATTCGGCACAATGGCATCGGCGAAATCCAGTTGCTGGTCGGGCCGACCATTCTCTGGTTTGCGCTGTTCTTGCTCGCACCGCTCGTGGTCATCCTCTACTACAGCTTCCTCACCTACACGAGCTTCAACGTCGAGTTCACGTTCACGCTCGCGGCGTGGGAGGCTGTGTTCCAGCCCACGATTTACAGCGTGTTCGCGAGTTCGCTCCTCATCGGCGTCGTGGTCACGGTGCTCACGCTCGTCGTCGGCTACCCGCTCGCCTACTACATGCGGTTCTACATGAGCCAGAACGGCGGCATATTGCTGTTGCTGTTCCTCGTCATCCCGTTCTGGACCTCTGCGGTCATCCGCACCATCGGCTGGTACCCGATTCTCGGCCGGACTGGCGTCGTGAACAAACTCCTCATCTCGTGGGGCCTCATCGACGCACCGCTTGGGTTCCTGCTGTTCTCGCCGTTCTCACAGACGGTGGGCTACATCGCAGCGTTCGTCGTGTTCATGGCCTCGCCAATCTACATCTCGCTGGCGCAAATCGACGAGGACCTGCTCGACGCCTCGGAAACGCTGCGTGGCAACCCGCTCGACACGTTCCGCCACGTCACGCTGCCGCTTTCGATGCCGGGCGTCATCATCGGCGTCATCTTCGTGTTCGTCCTCTCCATCGGTGACTTCACCGTGCCCCAGTTCCTCTCGGGCGGGACGGGAACGATTACGACGCTCATCTACCTCTCGGTGAACAACGGGCTCAACTACCCCGACGCAGCGGCGCTCTCTATCACGCTGCTCATCATCATCTTCAGTATCGTCTACCTGCTCACGCGCTACGTGGACATCACGGACATCGCGCAAAACTGA
- a CDS encoding SDR family NAD(P)-dependent oxidoreductase, with protein sequence MSRLADRVALVTGASSGIGNSIAATFGREGAKVVVADVRKEPKLDDERSVFDQLDDSGAEYSFVETDVTDPAQVQAAVDVAVDAFGGLDVLVNNAGIYYQYAVGETPFEEWDEILDVNLRGLFLCCKAALPELEKSDHAKIINLSSIYGLVGGKGSGAYCASKGAVSNLTRQMALDYAAAEINVNALAPGIIETAQNAEWRETDPELLEDWQRATPWPRFGKPQDVANAALFLASDESDFVTGTVLSVDGGWTAR encoded by the coding sequence ATGTCACGGCTAGCAGACAGAGTCGCACTCGTAACGGGTGCAAGCTCAGGAATCGGTAACTCCATCGCCGCCACGTTCGGGCGTGAGGGGGCGAAAGTGGTCGTCGCGGACGTTCGAAAAGAACCGAAACTCGACGACGAACGCTCCGTCTTCGACCAGTTAGACGACTCCGGGGCCGAATACTCGTTCGTCGAAACGGACGTGACGGACCCAGCCCAGGTGCAGGCGGCGGTTGACGTGGCCGTCGATGCGTTCGGCGGCCTCGACGTCCTCGTGAACAACGCGGGCATCTACTACCAGTACGCCGTCGGCGAGACGCCATTCGAAGAGTGGGACGAAATCCTCGACGTGAACCTTCGGGGACTGTTTCTCTGCTGTAAGGCGGCGCTCCCCGAACTCGAAAAGAGCGACCACGCGAAGATAATCAACCTCTCTTCGATCTACGGGCTGGTCGGCGGGAAAGGCAGCGGGGCGTACTGCGCCTCGAAGGGAGCCGTCTCGAACCTTACTCGACAGATGGCACTGGACTATGCCGCGGCAGAAATCAACGTAAACGCCCTCGCGCCGGGCATCATCGAGACCGCCCAGAACGCCGAGTGGCGCGAGACCGACCCCGAACTCCTCGAAGACTGGCAGCGGGCCACGCCGTGGCCGCGATTTGGCAAGCCACAGGACGTCGCCAACGCCGCGCTGTTTCTCGCGAGCGACGAGAGCGACTTCGTAACGGGAACCGTTCTGAGCGTCGACGGCGGCTGGACGGCGAGGTGA
- a CDS encoding ABC transporter permease, with the protein MATQSARPGEQRNQSTLVSLGERISIKHVLMVYTALIAIYIYLPILSVIGFSFNSGGLTFPFLEFTTDWYGELLATESMVSAVYRSLQLAIVVMIITTILATAAALAYRYDFWGQRGVLFLFILGIITPGITYGVGATLFLNELLGLEKGLWLATPVHVVWTLPFALIVLLAGFPPNLAENEEAARVMGADKVTVFRKIILPQIAPTVLGAAVFAFTLSYNEATRSLLLLGGSNTMPLEVFSIASATRATPVLFALGSVTTIASTILLAFAGLLVFYGRTK; encoded by the coding sequence AGTCCACGCTCGTTTCGCTCGGGGAACGAATCAGTATCAAGCACGTCCTCATGGTGTACACCGCGCTCATCGCGATATACATCTACCTCCCGATACTTTCCGTCATCGGGTTCTCGTTTAACTCGGGTGGACTCACCTTCCCCTTCCTCGAGTTTACGACCGACTGGTACGGCGAACTGCTCGCGACCGAATCGATGGTGTCCGCGGTTTACCGGTCGCTCCAGTTGGCCATCGTGGTCATGATAATCACCACGATTCTGGCGACGGCTGCGGCGCTCGCCTACCGCTACGACTTCTGGGGCCAACGCGGCGTGCTGTTCCTGTTCATCCTCGGTATCATCACCCCGGGTATCACCTACGGCGTCGGCGCGACGCTGTTCCTGAACGAACTGCTCGGGCTCGAAAAGGGGCTCTGGCTCGCGACACCGGTGCACGTCGTGTGGACGCTCCCGTTCGCGCTCATCGTGCTGCTCGCCGGCTTCCCGCCGAACCTCGCCGAAAACGAGGAAGCCGCCCGCGTCATGGGCGCAGACAAGGTCACCGTGTTCCGGAAGATTATCCTCCCTCAAATCGCCCCGACGGTGCTCGGCGCGGCGGTGTTCGCGTTCACCCTCTCGTACAACGAAGCGACCCGCAGCCTGTTGCTCCTCGGTGGGAGCAACACGATGCCCCTCGAAGTGTTCTCCATCGCCTCTGCGACGCGGGCGACGCCCGTGTTGTTCGCGCTGGGGAGCGTGACCACCATCGCCTCGACCATCCTGCTCGCCTTCGCCGGGCTATTGGTGTTCTACGGGCGAACCAAGTAA
- a CDS encoding substrate-binding domain-containing protein, with protein sequence MPSGINRRNFMVRAGAVSGALALAGCTGGTGGDGNGDGNGGGGGGGSTDDGSRPLKWMGPAWAVRDGQAQKYTEMTGIDVETTTADIPTTQQKLLSGDRANFDAFSIDSSGAGALTKDNDASLSVPKDALDKWDEEKITELFTNPGERVSYLGAQTDTMLDELWADDEKTELRFPPHVYNFDAIGLNPKFVDESSVSKWSALFDEQYKGKVAMGATSAISIPEALMHLMDNDMIEGEVGDLNNPSEDQLDAAVDFLIKQKQSGQFRSTWVAYGNSVNLMSSEEAIIGDIWQPACLDVRRAGTPCTYATMEDGIQGYRYWFGGIAPLNPGASDRNNVDEVHQLINDVHYGAWFPGFIQGWGYSVPHYPNKELVRDGSDDSGEGMGPEYYDWAYEGKATYQSVDEPGLFDPQQYEWSMEEGSPASDGQVRNSGPVEERIDRIGFFQIWPSNADYMLERWKEFTSA encoded by the coding sequence ATGCCAAGTGGTATCAATAGGCGCAACTTCATGGTTCGCGCTGGCGCAGTCTCAGGAGCACTCGCACTCGCCGGGTGCACTGGTGGCACTGGCGGCGATGGAAATGGCGACGGCAACGGCGGTGGCGGCGGCGGCGGTTCCACCGACGACGGCTCTCGCCCACTCAAGTGGATGGGACCGGCCTGGGCCGTGCGGGACGGGCAGGCACAGAAATATACGGAGATGACGGGCATCGACGTCGAAACGACGACGGCGGACATCCCCACCACCCAGCAGAAACTGCTGAGCGGTGACCGGGCCAACTTCGACGCCTTTTCCATCGACTCGTCGGGTGCCGGCGCACTCACGAAGGACAACGACGCGAGTCTGTCCGTTCCGAAGGACGCCCTCGACAAATGGGACGAAGAGAAGATTACGGAACTGTTCACGAACCCCGGAGAGCGCGTTAGCTATCTTGGCGCACAGACCGACACGATGCTCGACGAACTGTGGGCTGACGACGAGAAGACCGAACTCCGCTTCCCGCCGCACGTGTACAACTTCGACGCGATCGGGCTCAACCCGAAATTCGTCGACGAGAGTTCCGTCTCGAAGTGGAGCGCGCTGTTCGACGAACAGTACAAGGGGAAGGTCGCGATGGGCGCGACCTCTGCCATCAGCATCCCCGAGGCGCTGATGCACCTCATGGACAACGACATGATCGAGGGCGAGGTGGGCGACCTGAACAACCCATCCGAGGACCAACTCGACGCGGCCGTGGACTTCCTCATCAAGCAAAAGCAGTCCGGCCAGTTCCGCTCTACGTGGGTGGCGTACGGTAACTCCGTGAACCTCATGTCCAGTGAGGAAGCCATCATCGGCGACATCTGGCAGCCAGCCTGTCTGGACGTTCGCCGCGCCGGGACGCCGTGTACCTACGCGACGATGGAAGACGGTATCCAGGGCTACCGCTACTGGTTCGGTGGTATCGCACCGCTCAACCCCGGTGCGTCCGACCGCAACAACGTAGACGAGGTCCACCAGCTCATCAACGACGTCCACTACGGCGCGTGGTTCCCCGGCTTCATCCAGGGATGGGGCTACTCCGTGCCCCACTACCCGAACAAGGAACTCGTCCGCGACGGCTCCGACGACTCCGGGGAGGGCATGGGTCCAGAGTACTACGACTGGGCATACGAAGGTAAGGCGACCTACCAGTCCGTGGACGAACCCGGCCTGTTCGACCCACAGCAGTACGAGTGGTCGATGGAGGAGGGCTCGCCCGCCTCGGACGGACAGGTTCGTAACAGTGGTCCCGTGGAAGAACGCATCGACCGGATTGGCTTCTTCCAGATCTGGCCGAGCAACGCAGACTACATGTTAGAACGCTGGAAGGAGTTCACGAGCGCGTAG
- a CDS encoding hydantoinase/oxoprolinase family protein: protein MYRLGIDSGGTFTDFVLAGDGTLNVYKTPSTPDDPSQAVVDGLELIAADHDTSVSGLLESINIIIHGTTVATNALIEHTGAKTGLICTAGHEDSLEIRLGHKEDGHRYDASYPMAEMLVPRHLRMPVRGRILSGGEEHEPLNEEDVYAAVERFREEDVDAVAVSLVWSFENPAHEERVREILEAELPDVYTSVSVDVLPQIREYTRTSTTVVNAYVKPTLDQYVARVDDYLEENGFTGQIRYIQANGGIASSELLRERPAYAINSGPAGGPAAGLHLGQQFGSSDVITIDMGGTSFDVSLTKDGATEIRKDFDLMRYRMGLPMLQVETIGAGGGSIAALNRGVLEVGPESAGAEPGPACYDRGGTKPTVTDALVVLGYLNQEELLGGRMQIDAEASRRAIETNIAADSQLDVETAAAGILEIVNKRMVAGIRQVSIEKGHDPRDFTMVCGGGAGPAHATGLADELGIRRVLVPKTASVLCAYGEVVSNYRHNHLASYPSAIGDIDAADLEAQFAALEADATDQLLAEGIDEEDIRLERVFEMRYQNQIKECEVSMPAEEITDEWLATLRDAFDRRHEELYTYAEPETPVDLINIESVAHGRVTPPDITGDMPEGTDLAAAQEGTREALFEEETAASSVPVYDGERIPVNASVEGPAIIEEPTTTIVVNPAWTARLDESGVYELTKAD, encoded by the coding sequence ATGTACCGACTCGGCATCGACAGCGGCGGAACGTTCACCGACTTCGTCCTCGCGGGCGACGGCACGCTGAACGTCTACAAGACGCCCTCGACCCCAGACGACCCCTCGCAGGCGGTAGTCGATGGCCTCGAACTCATCGCCGCGGACCACGACACCAGCGTCTCCGGCCTGCTCGAATCTATCAACATCATCATCCACGGGACGACCGTCGCCACGAACGCGCTCATCGAACACACCGGCGCGAAGACGGGCCTCATCTGCACGGCGGGCCACGAGGACTCCCTCGAAATCCGGCTCGGCCACAAGGAGGACGGCCACCGCTACGACGCCTCCTACCCGATGGCGGAGATGCTCGTCCCCCGCCACCTCCGGATGCCCGTCCGCGGGCGCATCCTCTCGGGTGGCGAAGAACACGAACCGCTGAACGAGGAGGACGTGTACGCCGCCGTCGAACGCTTCCGCGAGGAAGACGTAGACGCCGTCGCCGTCTCGCTCGTCTGGTCGTTCGAGAACCCGGCCCACGAGGAGCGAGTCCGAGAGATTCTGGAAGCAGAACTGCCAGACGTCTACACCTCCGTCTCCGTGGACGTACTCCCGCAGATTCGCGAGTACACCCGGACGAGCACCACCGTCGTGAACGCCTACGTGAAGCCGACGCTCGACCAGTACGTCGCCCGCGTGGACGACTACCTGGAGGAGAACGGCTTTACCGGGCAGATTCGCTACATCCAGGCCAACGGCGGCATCGCCAGCAGCGAACTGCTCCGCGAGCGCCCGGCCTACGCCATCAACTCCGGGCCAGCGGGCGGGCCGGCAGCAGGACTCCACCTCGGCCAGCAGTTTGGCTCCAGCGACGTCATTACCATCGACATGGGCGGGACGAGTTTCGACGTGAGCCTCACGAAAGACGGCGCGACGGAGATTCGCAAGGACTTCGACCTCATGCGCTATCGCATGGGTTTGCCCATGTTGCAAGTCGAGACCATCGGCGCGGGTGGCGGGTCCATCGCTGCGTTGAACCGCGGCGTCCTCGAAGTCGGCCCCGAAAGCGCCGGCGCAGAACCCGGCCCGGCCTGCTACGACCGCGGCGGGACGAAACCGACCGTCACGGACGCACTGGTCGTCCTCGGCTACCTCAACCAGGAGGAACTGCTCGGCGGACGCATGCAAATCGACGCCGAGGCGTCGCGCCGCGCCATCGAGACGAACATCGCCGCAGATTCGCAGTTGGACGTGGAGACGGCCGCCGCGGGCATCCTCGAAATCGTGAACAAGCGCATGGTCGCCGGCATCCGGCAGGTGAGCATCGAGAAGGGTCACGACCCGCGTGACTTCACGATGGTGTGTGGCGGCGGGGCCGGCCCCGCCCACGCGACTGGGCTCGCGGACGAACTCGGCATCCGGCGCGTGCTCGTTCCGAAGACGGCGAGCGTGCTCTGTGCCTACGGTGAGGTCGTCTCGAACTACCGGCACAACCACCTCGCGTCGTATCCCTCGGCTATCGGGGACATCGACGCCGCAGACCTTGAGGCGCAGTTCGCCGCCCTCGAAGCCGATGCGACCGACCAGTTGCTCGCAGAGGGTATCGACGAAGAAGACATTCGCTTAGAGCGCGTCTTCGAGATGCGCTATCAGAATCAGATCAAGGAGTGTGAGGTGTCGATGCCGGCCGAGGAGATAACCGACGAGTGGCTCGCCACGCTCCGCGACGCCTTCGACCGTCGCCACGAGGAACTCTACACCTACGCCGAACCCGAAACGCCGGTCGACCTCATCAACATCGAGAGCGTCGCCCACGGTCGGGTCACTCCCCCGGACATCACCGGCGATATGCCCGAGGGGACCGACCTCGCGGCGGCACAGGAAGGAACTCGCGAGGCGCTGTTCGAGGAAGAGACGGCCGCAAGTTCGGTGCCCGTCTACGACGGCGAGCGAATCCCCGTGAACGCGAGCGTCGAGGGGCCGGCCATCATCGAGGAACCGACCACGACCATCGTGGTAAATCCTGCGTGGACCGCACGACTCGACGAGTCCGGAGTCTACGAACTGACGAAGGCAGACTAA